Proteins encoded by one window of Desulfovibrio ferrophilus:
- a CDS encoding D-glycero-alpha-D-manno-heptose-1,7-bisphosphate 7-phosphatase: protein MKNIQTIILDRDGTVIHDKHYLHDPDGVELLPGAARALASLTQAGMSLYIATNQSGIGRGYFNEKDYHAVEQRLDHILKINGVHIGGSAFCPHAPEECCNCRKPATGLWETLVQNHGLSPETTVMIGDKTADVSLGLNAKLAASVLVLTGKGQASAQKLGLPELTEAWMELTEQREGWPHVVARDLEAACGWLLSKIGMAE from the coding sequence ATGAAAAATATCCAAACCATCATTCTGGACCGCGACGGTACGGTCATCCACGACAAGCACTATCTGCACGACCCTGACGGTGTGGAACTGCTTCCCGGAGCGGCCAGGGCGTTAGCCAGCTTAACACAGGCAGGGATGAGCCTCTATATCGCCACCAACCAATCCGGCATTGGACGCGGTTACTTTAATGAAAAGGATTACCATGCGGTGGAGCAACGCCTGGACCATATCCTTAAAATAAATGGTGTGCACATTGGGGGGTCGGCCTTTTGCCCCCACGCCCCCGAAGAATGCTGCAACTGCCGCAAGCCCGCGACCGGCCTTTGGGAGACGTTGGTTCAGAACCATGGCCTGAGCCCGGAGACCACGGTGATGATCGGCGACAAAACAGCGGACGTCTCCTTGGGACTAAACGCAAAACTTGCGGCCTCGGTGCTGGTGCTTACGGGCAAGGGCCAAGCCTCCGCCCAAAAACTGGGGCTGCCCGAGCTCACAGAGGCCTGGATGGAATTGACCGAACAACGTGAAGGCTGGCCCCACGTGGTTGCACGTGATCTGGAAGCCGCCTGCGGCTGGTTGTTGTCCAAGATCGGGATGGCTGAATGA